Below is a genomic region from Leucobacter exalbidus.
GACGGCCGCGACGGGGCCCTTGCGCAGCACGAGGTTGTGGTGAATAAACTCCTCGGTGGAGCGCAGGTAGATGGCCTCGTCGTCTTCGGTGGTGACGTAGAGTCCCAGCACGTCGACGTAGAACTCGCGCGATGCGGCGAGGTCGGTGACGATCAGCTCCATGTAGGCGCAGCGGAGAATGTCTGGTGCCTCAGAGGTGGGGGCGGGGATCGGGTTGTCAGAGATGATCGGGGCCTCCTGGGTGACCCAGAAGCCTGCCGACTGCTTGTCTTCTTCGTTGAGCTTTGCCATGATGTCGCTTCCTTGCGTCTTAAAAGTTAGTGAGTGGCGTGCGGGGCGGCCTAGGGGCTGCCCCGCACGCTCGGTTACTCGAGTAGTTACTTGCCCGCGCCGAAGCGGGGTGAGTGCGCCTCGTTCAAGGTGATCTGAATCGACTGCTGCGTGGTGTAGAAGTCGACCGAGCGGTAGCCGCCCTCGCGGCCGAGGCCCGAAGCCTTCACGCCACCGAAGGGGGTGCGCAGGTCGCGCACGTTGTTCGAGTTCAGCCACACCATGCCCGACTCGATGCCGTCGGCGAAGTTGTGCGCACGCTTCAGGTCAGAGGTCCAGACGTAGGCTGCGAGGCCGTACTTGGTGTTGTTCGCCAGCTCGAGTGCCTCTTCGTCGGTGTCGAAGGGCGTGATCGCTACGACCGGGCCGAAGATCTCTTCCTGGAAGATGCGGGCGTCGGGGGCGACGTCTGCGAACACCGTCGGGGCGACGTAGTTGCCCGTGGGGAAGCCCTCGGGGCGACCGCCGCCGGCGACAAGGCGACCCTCGGTCTTGCCGATCTCGACGTAGCTCATGACCTTTTCGAAGTGGCTCGGGTGCACGAGTGCGCCGACCTCGGTGGCCGGGTCGCCGGGCAGGCCGACCACAATGTTCTTGGCACGCTCTGCGTAGCGCTCGACGAACTCGTCGTAGATGTCGCGGTGCACGAGCACGCGGCTACCCGCGGTGCAGCGCTCGCCGTTCAGACTGAACACGCTGAACACGGTGGCGTCGAGCGCCTCTTCGAGGTTGGCGTCAGCGAAGACGACCGAGGGGCTCTTGCCGCCGAGCTCGAGCGAGAGGCCCTTCAGGAAGGGAGCCGCGTTGGTCGAGATCATTGCGCCGGTCGAGCTGTCGCCCGTGAACGAGATCAGGGGCACGTCGGGGTGCTTCACGAGCGCATCGCCCGCGACACCACCCGAGCCGAGAATGAGGTTGAAGACGCCCTCGGGCAGGCCAGCCTCGCGGAAGATCTCGGGCCACAGCGCCGCCGAGAGGGGCGTGTAGCTGGCGGGCTTCATAACGACGGTGTTGCCGGTGGCGATGGCCGGGGCCAGCTTCCACGACTCCTGCATGAAGGGCACGTTCCAGGGGGTGATGAGGCCGGCAACACCGATGGGCTTGCGGTTCACGTAGTTGATCTGGCGACCGGGCACCTTGGTGACGTTGTCGTGCTGCGCGACGATCAGGTCGGCGAAGAAACGGAAGTTCTCGGCGGCGCGGCGAGCCTGGCCCTTGGCCTGGGTGATGGGCAGGCCCGAGTCCCAGCTCTCAAGCAGCGCGAGCTGGTCATCGCGCGACTCAACAATGTCGGCGACCTTGTGCAGAATGCGTGAGCGCTCGCGGGGCAGCATCTTGGGCCAGGGGCCCTCGTCGAATGCGCGCTTGGCGGCCGCGACAGCCAGGTCAACGTCCTCCTGCTGCGCCGAAGCAGACGTGATGTATACCTCGTTGTTGACGGGCTCGATCACATCGAACTCTGCGCCACCAATGGAGTCGACGAACTCACCGTCGATAAAGTGGCGGATCTTGTCGGGAAGACCTGCGGGCTTGTTCTGTGTCATGGTGTCTCCTTCGTTGGAACGGTGAAGCGTGAAAAATTTGTGAGGGGAATGCGGTGAAGCTAGTGCGGCTGGAGCGCGCTGTGCTCGGATTGGTGCGAGAGCACCGCATCGAGGGTGGCGGTGCGGTGCTTGCGGGCCATGTATTCAATTTCCATGGGATCGGCTCCCTGCTCGATGAGAGCGAGCAGCTGATCGTGCTCATTCACCGATTCGCTCGCGCGACCCGGTACGAAACTAAACGACGAATTACGCAGTACCTTCATGCGGTTCCAACCGCGATGCACGAGATCGAGAATGTGGGGGTTGGGGCAAGTCTCGAACAGCACGCTGTGAAATTCAAGGTTCAATTCGGTGAACGCTTGCGGATCAAACGCGGCGAGCGAATCACGCATGGTCTGATTGATCGCGCGGGCGCGACGAATCTGATCGGGCGTAATGTGCGGGGCCGCAAGGCCGGTCGCCGAACCCTCAACGAGCGCGAGCGTCTGCATCGTGTGCAGATACTCGGTTTCTTTCACCAGCGCGACCTGCGCACCCACATTGCGTTCGAAGGTAACGAACTTCTCGGCTTCCAAGCGCCGGATCGCCTCGCGCACCGGCACCACCGACATCTGGAGCTCGGCCGCGATGGGGGCCAGTACGAGCCGGTAACCCGGAACGTACTGGCCGCTATCGATGCGGTCCCTGATCAGGCGGTAGGCCTGCTCTGACTTGGACTCCGTTGCCATGATTAGCCTCGGGCTGCGAGCTCGGCGTCGTAGCGGGCACGCCACTGGGCGTTCATCGGGAAGAGGCCGTCAACGGCTTCGCCCTCGGCGACGCGGGCGGCAACCCACTCATCCTGCAGCTCTTGCGCGGCAGCCTCGGCGGCCACCTCGGCGAGCAGGAACGGCGGGATCACGATGACGCCGTCACGGTCGCCCATGATGACGTCGCCCGGCTGCACGGCTGCGCCGCCGCAGGCGATGGTGACATCGGTTTCCCACGGCACGTGCTTGCGGCCGAGCACGCTCGGGTGCGCACCCTGTGAGAACACGGGAATATCGAACTCGGTGACAGCCGAGTAATCGCGCACGCCGCCGTCGGTGACGATGCCGGCGGCGCCGCGCACCTGCGCACGCAGGGCGAGCACGTCGCCGACGGTGCCGGTGCCGCGCACGCCGCGAGCCTCAACCACGATGACCTCGCCGGGAAGCACGGTGTCAAACGCGCGCTTCTGGGCGTTGAACCCACCCGCGTGGCTCTTGAAGAGGTCGGGGCGGAACGGGATCATGCGCAGTGTCTTTGCGACACCGAGAATCTGATCGCCGTCGTGGTTGGGGTGCACGCCATCGATGAAGATGTCGACGTAGCCGCGCTTGCGCAGGGCGGCAGAAACAGTCGCGACCGCAACGTTGGCGAGCAGTGCGCGCACCTCGTCATTCAGCGGGTGCGGTGCTTCTTCGAGGGGAGTGGCGCGGCCAGCGGCGACTGCCGCGGCGTGCTCTTCTTCGCTGCCCCAGGCCTCGATGCGCTGCAGGTCGTTGACCTGCGGCGCGCTGCCGAAGTCACCAAACGCGGTCGTGCCCTGGGTGACCGTGGTCACGAGGCGGCCGGTGCTCGGAGCGCCTGCGGCGTTGGGAGCGTCAACCTCAACCTCGACCACGTCGCCGGGAACGGCAACCGAAGAGCCAGCGGGGGTGCCCGTGAGGATCACGTCGCCGGTCTCAAGGGTCATGTGCTGTGAGAGGTCGGCGACCAGCTGGCCGAAGCTGAACTTCAACGTGTCGCTGGTGTCGTCCTGCACGAGCTCGCCGTTGACCCAGGTGCGCACGCGCCAGTCATCCTGGCTGATGCCTGCGGTGTCGATCGCGGCCGGGCCGATGGGGGTGAAGCCGTCGCCGCCCTTGTTTCGTACGTTTGAGCCCTTGTCGGCCGCGCGCAGATCGTAGATGCCGAAGTCGTTCGCCGCGGTGACGCTGGCGACGTGCTTCCAGCCGTCTTCGGGGGAGACCCAGCGGGCGGGTGCGCCGATCACGAGTGCGACCTCGCCCTCGAAGGCGAGCAGCTCGGTGCCGGCGGGGCGCTCAATGATGCCGCCCGTTGCCGCGAGCGATGAAGCCGGCTTCAGAAAGTATGACGGGAACTGGGGAGTGCGCCCGCGCTGCTGAATGCGGGAGGGGTAATTGAGATGAACGGCAATGATCTTGCCGGGGGTCTCGATTCCGTACGTCATAGCTACCTCGCTTCGTCGTTGTATTTCAAATGATATACGATCCGGATGGATCTGTCATCCCAGGACGCTGAGATGTGGAGCCAAGTCACTCCAGCAGGAGGATTCAGCTATTCCGGAAGAAACGCTGCGGTTTCTTCCGGAATAACTGAAAGCTCCGGATCTGGCGTTGCTGTGCTGCGAGCTAGTAGCTCGCGCGGGGTGCAGCGCCAGGGGTGCCCACAAAGCGATCCACGAGGGCCTCGGTCTGGCGGGCGAGAATGGCCACATCGGCGCCAACCGCCACAAACGCAGCGCCCGCCTCGATGTATCGGTCTGCGTCAGCCGCTACAAATGCGTTGACGCCGACGGGCTTGCCCGCGGCCTGGCCCGCCTTGATCGCGCGCATGACTCCCGCGACGACCTCGGGGTGAGACTGCTGGCCCAGGTGGCCCATGGATGCCGCCAAATCAGACGGGCCCACAAAGATTGCGTCGACGCCGTCAACCGCGACAATGGCTTCGACGTTCTCGACCGCGAGGGCCGATTCGATCTGCACCGTGAGGCTGATGGTTTCGTTTGCGCGCCCCAGGTAGCCCTCGACGCGGTTCCACCTGGCCGAGCGCGCGAGCGCTGAGCCGACTCCGCGCACGCCGCCGTGCGGGTAGCGGGTGGCGCGCACGATCTCGGCGGCCTGCTCAGCTGTATCGACCATGGGGATCAGCAGGTTCTGCGCCCCCAGGTCGAGAAACTGTTTGATGAGCACCGTGTCGCCAAAGGGTGGGCGCACGAGCGGCGCCACCGGGTAGGCGCTCATCGCATACAGCTGAGCCAGCGTGGACTCGAGGCCGTTGGGGGAGTGCTCGGCATCCAGTAGCACCCAATCGCAGCCGCTGCCGGCGACAATCTCGGCGGCGACGGGGCTGCCCGAGCACACCCACAGGCCGATCTGGGGGCGGTCTGCGGCCGCGATGCGCTGCGCGAATGTGTCGGGAAGGGTTAGAGGAACCGGCACGTCACGCTCCCAAACTCGTTGTAGTCAGCGTGCACGGTGTCGCCGCGCTCCACCCACATCGGCTTCGTGAAGGAGCCGGCCAAAATGATCTCGCCGGCCTCGAGCGTCTGGCCGTGCTGCGCCAGCTTGTTGGCGAGCCAGGCGACACCGAGCGCGGGGTGGCCGAGTACGGCACCGGCGACGCCCGAGTCTTCGATGACCTCGTTGCGGTAGAGCAGCGCCTTTGCCCAGGTGAGATCGATTTCGTCGACCTTCATCGGGCGGCCGCCGATTACCATGGCGCCCATCGCGGCGTTATCGCTGATCGTGTCGACGATCGTGCGACCCTCGAGCTCGAGGTGCGAGTTGAGTACCTCGAGGGCGGGCACCACGTAGGCGGTCGCATCGAGCACGTCGAACAGCGTGACGTTGGGGCCGGCGAGCGGCTTCGCGAGTACGAATGCGAGCTCGACTTCGATGCGCACGTTTGAGAAGCGATCAAATTCGAGTACCGAGCCCGATTCGTAGACCATGTCGTCGTGGATGACACCGTAGTCGGGTTCGGTGATGCCGGTGGCGACCTGCATCACGCGTGAGGTGAGCCCGATCTTGTGCCCGACGAGCCTGGCGCCCTGGGCAATGCGGCGATCTGACCATTCCTTTTGGATGGCGTACGAATCTTCAATCTGCATGCCGGGGTAGCGGCTGGTGAGCTTGGGCAGCACCGCGCGATCCTTGTCAGCCTGCACCAATTCGTCTGCGATCTCAATGATCTGTGATTGTTCGAGCACGTGTTCTCCACTTCAACGGGGCGTGATGCCGATCGTATACGATCTGAGGTTGGGGCGCCATCTTTGACGCTAGAAACAGCGATGCGCGACAGGTGAATGAACACCCATCGCGCATGCACCGATGTGAAACCTAGCCGCAGGGCGACACTTAGCCGCTGATGACGTGGGGCTCGGCGACGGCTTTGAGGCCCGCGACGCCAAACTCACGGCCATAGCCCGAGTGCTTGGCCCCGCCAAACGGAATCATCGGGTGCAGCCCGCCGTGTCCGTTGATCCAGGTCGTTCCCGCCTGCAGGCGGGCGGCCACGGCGAGTGCCTCGGCGCGATCTGACGACCACACCGAAGAACCGAGGCCAACCTCGAGCTCGTTGGCGAGCCCGATGACCTCGTCGAGGTCGGAGTAGCGAATGATCGGCAGCGCCGGCCCAAACTGCTCCTCGAGCACGAGGTCGTTGTGGGGGTCAATGTCGGCAATCAGCGTCGTCGGGTAGAAGTTGCCAACCGCATCGCGATCCGGATCCCCGCCCAGCACCACGCGGGCACCCGAGGCCTTGGCCGATTCGACCAGGCGATCGACGATGTCGAACTGGGCCCGGTTCTGCAGCGGGCCGAGCACGTTCTGCTCATCGAGGCCCACGCCCATGGGCATGTTCGCGGCGACCTTCGCGAGCTCTTCGACGACCGCGTCGTACACCGAATCGTGCACGTACAGGCGCTTGAGCGCCGCGCAGGTCTGGCCCGTGTTGATGAAGGCGCCCCAGAAGAGATCCTCGGCAATCGCCGCGGGGTCAACGTTAGGCAACACGATGCCCGCGTCGTTGCCGCCGAGCTCGAGCGTGAGGCGCGTGACGTTGGGGGCCGAAGCCGCGATGATGCGCTTGCCCACCGGGGTTGATCCGGTGAACATGATCTTGCCGATCTTGGGGCTGCGCGTGAGCGCGTCACCCACCGTGCTGCCGGGGCCGGGCACGATGTTGAGCACGCCCGCGGGCAGCACCTCATTCATGACCTTGACGAGCGCGAGCACCGAGAGCGTGGTCGTCTCTGCGGGCTTCAGCACAACGGTGTTGCCCATGCGCAAGGACGGGGCGATCTGCCAGATCGAGATCATCATCGGCCAGTTCCACGGCGAGATCGCGCCCACCACGCCCAGGGGGCGGTAGTGCATTTCGGCGTAGCCCGATTCGTCGTCGATGATGACCTCGACGGGCAACGGGGTGTCGGCGGCCGCGCGGGTCCAACCCTCGGCGCCGCCCACCTCGAAGCGGGCGTTGGGGCCATTGAGCGGCTTGCCCTGCTCGCGCGAGAGCAGCTCGGCGAGAGGCTCGGCCGCGGCCTTGATCGCGTCAGCAGCCTTGTGCAGGTACGCGCTGCGCTCCTCGTGTGAGAGCGCCGCCCATGCGGGCTGAGCCGCGGCAGCGGTATCGATCGCGGCCTCGAGCGTGGCCACGTCGTGCACCGGAGCCTTCGCGATGAACTCGCCGGTGGCCGGGTCAAACACGTCGCGGGTGTCGCCCTCGTGCTCGGTGATCGCGGCGAGCAGGGTGTCGTAAGTGTGCATGGTTCCTCCACATTGAGTCCTGTAGTTACGGTGCAGCCGGTAGGCACGGTGAGCCCGATCGGTATCTTCAGCGTAGGCCGCCCGCGCCTGAAGCGGGTTGTCTGGCGCCGCTTGACAGTTGTGTTTGCGCGACGAACTGGGCCGCCCCGGGTGCCCGAGCGGGGCCCATCTGCCACGCTCGAGGGAACGTGCGGCGAAGACACCAACCCGGCGATTCACGACCCGGCCCGCATGGGCGAACTGTGGCACAGCGCCGACGACTGGGATTACTACACGGTGCCGCAGCCCGGTGCCGCTGGCCGCAATATTCACCTGCCGCGCGGCAAGGTGTTGGGCGGTTCGCACTCACTCAACGCCATGATCTGGGTGCGCTGCGTGCCCCAGGATTTCGACCACTGGGCCGCCCTCGGCAATGACGGCTGGGCCTGGAACGACGTGCTGCCCGTCTACCGCGACATCGAGAATTTTCACGGCCCGGGCGCCGATAACACGGCCCTGCACGGCACGAGCGGCCTGCTCGACGTGACGAGCGACTACGCGCTCTCGCCGATTCAGCAGTCGATTATCGACGCCGCCGTTGAAGAAGGGCTGCCGCACAACCTCGACTACAACGGCGCTGAAATCGAGGGCGTCTCGCAGCAGCAAATCACGGCCCGCGACGGCCAGCGCCTCAACACCTACATGGCCTATCTGAAGCCGGTGCGCGACCAGGTGCGCGTCGAGGTCGGCTGCCACGTGCACGAACTCATCTTCGCTGACGAGGCTGGTTTGGGCGACGGGGCTGGCTCGGGCACTGAGGCTGGCTCGGGTGCTGCTGCCGCAGGCTCCGGATCCCCGGCCGCCCCGCGCGTGGTCGGCGTGCGTTACGCACAAAACGGTGAGGTGCACGAGCTCTACGCCGACGAGGTGATCCTCGCCGCCGGTGCGATCGATTCGCCGCGCCTGCTGCTGCGTTCGGGCATTGGCCCGGCCGATGAGCTGGCCCAGCACGGTATCGCCTCACGCGCTGATCTGCCCGGCGTGGGCAAGAATCTGCACGATCACCTGCTCGCCCCCGTGATCTTTGAAACGGAGACGCCCGTCGGGCCGCCCCAGCCCGGGGTATCACCGGCGCAGACGCACCTGTTCTGGAAGAGCCGGGCAGAGCTTGATCGCCCCGACACTCAGCCGATCAACTTCTCGGTGCCGATGTACGGCGACAACCTTGCGCCCCGCACCGGTGACGGCTTCTCGCTGATGGCCGGGCTGATCACGCCCGCAGCGCGCGGATCCATCACGCTGTCGGGCCCCAACCCCGAAGACCCGCTGCTGATCGACCTTGACGCGCTCGGCCACGACGACGATCTGGCCTCACTTGTTGCATCGGTGAAGCAGTGCCGTCGCATCGGCAGCCAGCGAGCCCTCGCCGCTCGCCCGGGCGAGGGCGGGTGGGGCGCCGTCGAGGTGTACCCCGGCCCCGAAATCGGTGACGGTGACGACCTCGTCGAGTACGTGCGCAACACCGTGGCCACCTACCACCACCAGGTCGGCACCTGCAAGATGGGCGTCGATGACCTCGCGGTGGTATCGCCCAGGCTCGCGGTGCACGGTGTGAATGGGCTGCGCGTCATTGACGCCTCGGTGATGCCGCGGGTGTCGACGGGCAACACGAACGCTCCCGCCGTGCTGATTGGCGAACTCGGCGCAAAGTTTGTGCTCGCGGGCGAACGCTAGCGGGGCAAACAGGCGCAACGGCGAGCTGTAGCACCGGTGAGCTGCAGTGACAGCCACAGCGACCGTGGCCAGCAGCCGAGGGAAACCTAGGCTGCTGGCCGGGCCGTTGAGGAGCGCACGCGCAGTTCGTAGGGGAGGGGCGTCGCCGTAGGAGCTGGCACCTCGCCCCGGCCTGGCTCGAGCTCATTCATCAAGACGTCGACGGCGCGCTCACCCTGCACCCGAGGAAACTGGGCGACCGTGGTGAGTCCAAAGAATTCAGCAAGGTCGTGATCGTCGATGCCCACGATCGAGACGTCGCCGGGCACGCTGAGGCCCAGATCACGGGCGGCGAGGATCGATCCGAACGCCATCTCGTCTGACGCCGCAAAAATGGCGGTGGGTCGGTCGCGCGGGTTGCCCAGCAACTGCTTCGCGGCGGTGTAGCCGCCCGGCACCATGAAATCTGCGGCGGCAAACAGGCGCGGGTCGACGGTGAGGCCGGCCTCGGTGAGCGCACTCTCGTAGCCGATGCGGCGGTGCGAGGGGAGATGGAAGTCGAGATCGAACTCGCTGCTGCCGCCGATGTGTGCGATACGAGTGTGCCCCAGGCTAATGAGGTGCTCGGTCGCGAGTTTTGCAATGGCCCCGTCGTCGATGGCGAGGGTGTGTACCCCGGGAATGGGGCCGCCGACCCCCACGAGGGGTTTGCCGAGTTCGTGCAGCCTCGTCACTTCTGGCGGGGTGAGCTCAAGTGACACCGCGATGACGGCGTCCACCCGCTGGCGCATCAAAAAGTGTTCGAAGACGCTGGCGCGCTCTTGGCCGTCTCCCGCAAGGTTGTAGAGGGTGAGGTCGTAGCCGTGGCGCAGCAGCGCCTGCTGCGCCCCCTCGAGCACCGAGGAAAAGAACCAACGATTCAGAAATGGTACGACCACGCCGATGTTGCGGGTGCGGCCCGAGGCCAGGCTGGAGGCGTTCGATGACACTACATAGCCGAGCTGACCGGCGGCCTTCTCGACCTTGGCGCGCGAGGCGGGTGAGACGTGACCGCGGCCGCTCAAGGCGCGAGAGACCGTCGCGGTTGAGACTCCCGCGAGTTTTGCGACCTCTTCAATGCTGGCCATAGCCCCTCAATTTCTGAACTGTTCTAGTGTAACGACAAGTATTCGGGCGAATGACCTGAGGTCACCCGCCCGAATATGCTTGTTGTTGAGTTACTGCGCTGCTGAGCTACTGCGCTGCCGCGTTGCTGAACTGCTGCGTCGCGGTTACGCCTCGAGCCACACCGTGGTGTTGGGCTCGAGCGTGGTGCCGTCAACCGGCGCGCTCGCCAGCAGCACGCGTGCCGCGGGCAGCTCAATGGCGGTGTCGCCGGTGTTCGCGACCACGATCACGCTTTCGTTGCGGAAGGCCACCACTGACTCGGGGTATCCCGCGACCCAGGTCAGACTGCCCGATCCGAGCTGGCGTTCGCGCCTGAGCGTGAGCAGCGCGCGGTACATCGACAGCGTTGATGTGGGGTCCTCGCGCTGCGCGT
It encodes:
- the hpaH gene encoding 2-oxo-hept-4-ene-1,7-dioate hydratase, which gives rise to MLEQSQIIEIADELVQADKDRAVLPKLTSRYPGMQIEDSYAIQKEWSDRRIAQGARLVGHKIGLTSRVMQVATGITEPDYGVIHDDMVYESGSVLEFDRFSNVRIEVELAFVLAKPLAGPNVTLFDVLDATAYVVPALEVLNSHLELEGRTIVDTISDNAAMGAMVIGGRPMKVDEIDLTWAKALLYRNEVIEDSGVAGAVLGHPALGVAWLANKLAQHGQTLEAGEIILAGSFTKPMWVERGDTVHADYNEFGSVTCRFL
- a CDS encoding LacI family DNA-binding transcriptional regulator, which translates into the protein MASIEEVAKLAGVSTATVSRALSGRGHVSPASRAKVEKAAGQLGYVVSSNASSLASGRTRNIGVVVPFLNRWFFSSVLEGAQQALLRHGYDLTLYNLAGDGQERASVFEHFLMRQRVDAVIAVSLELTPPEVTRLHELGKPLVGVGGPIPGVHTLAIDDGAIAKLATEHLISLGHTRIAHIGGSSEFDLDFHLPSHRRIGYESALTEAGLTVDPRLFAAADFMVPGGYTAAKQLLGNPRDRPTAIFAASDEMAFGSILAARDLGLSVPGDVSIVGIDDHDLAEFFGLTTVAQFPRVQGERAVDVLMNELEPGRGEVPAPTATPLPYELRVRSSTARPAA
- a CDS encoding aldehyde dehydrogenase family protein, which encodes MHTYDTLLAAITEHEGDTRDVFDPATGEFIAKAPVHDVATLEAAIDTAAAAQPAWAALSHEERSAYLHKAADAIKAAAEPLAELLSREQGKPLNGPNARFEVGGAEGWTRAAADTPLPVEVIIDDESGYAEMHYRPLGVVGAISPWNWPMMISIWQIAPSLRMGNTVVLKPAETTTLSVLALVKVMNEVLPAGVLNIVPGPGSTVGDALTRSPKIGKIMFTGSTPVGKRIIAASAPNVTRLTLELGGNDAGIVLPNVDPAAIAEDLFWGAFINTGQTCAALKRLYVHDSVYDAVVEELAKVAANMPMGVGLDEQNVLGPLQNRAQFDIVDRLVESAKASGARVVLGGDPDRDAVGNFYPTTLIADIDPHNDLVLEEQFGPALPIIRYSDLDEVIGLANELEVGLGSSVWSSDRAEALAVAARLQAGTTWINGHGGLHPMIPFGGAKHSGYGREFGVAGLKAVAEPHVISG
- a CDS encoding GntR family transcriptional regulator, which encodes MATESKSEQAYRLIRDRIDSGQYVPGYRLVLAPIAAELQMSVVPVREAIRRLEAEKFVTFERNVGAQVALVKETEYLHTMQTLALVEGSATGLAAPHITPDQIRRARAINQTMRDSLAAFDPQAFTELNLEFHSVLFETCPNPHILDLVHRGWNRMKVLRNSSFSFVPGRASESVNEHDQLLALIEQGADPMEIEYMARKHRTATLDAVLSHQSEHSALQPH
- a CDS encoding HpcH/HpaI aldolase family protein gives rise to the protein MPVPLTLPDTFAQRIAAADRPQIGLWVCSGSPVAAEIVAGSGCDWVLLDAEHSPNGLESTLAQLYAMSAYPVAPLVRPPFGDTVLIKQFLDLGAQNLLIPMVDTAEQAAEIVRATRYPHGGVRGVGSALARSARWNRVEGYLGRANETISLTVQIESALAVENVEAIVAVDGVDAIFVGPSDLAASMGHLGQQSHPEVVAGVMRAIKAGQAAGKPVGVNAFVAADADRYIEAGAAFVAVGADVAILARQTEALVDRFVGTPGAAPRASY
- a CDS encoding fumarylacetoacetate hydrolase family protein, translating into MTYGIETPGKIIAVHLNYPSRIQQRGRTPQFPSYFLKPASSLAATGGIIERPAGTELLAFEGEVALVIGAPARWVSPEDGWKHVASVTAANDFGIYDLRAADKGSNVRNKGGDGFTPIGPAAIDTAGISQDDWRVRTWVNGELVQDDTSDTLKFSFGQLVADLSQHMTLETGDVILTGTPAGSSVAVPGDVVEVEVDAPNAAGAPSTGRLVTTVTQGTTAFGDFGSAPQVNDLQRIEAWGSEEEHAAAVAAGRATPLEEAPHPLNDEVRALLANVAVATVSAALRKRGYVDIFIDGVHPNHDGDQILGVAKTLRMIPFRPDLFKSHAGGFNAQKRAFDTVLPGEVIVVEARGVRGTGTVGDVLALRAQVRGAAGIVTDGGVRDYSAVTEFDIPVFSQGAHPSVLGRKHVPWETDVTIACGGAAVQPGDVIMGDRDGVIVIPPFLLAEVAAEAAAQELQDEWVAARVAEGEAVDGLFPMNAQWRARYDAELAARG
- a CDS encoding GMC family oxidoreductase N-terminal domain-containing protein, which codes for MGELWHSADDWDYYTVPQPGAAGRNIHLPRGKVLGGSHSLNAMIWVRCVPQDFDHWAALGNDGWAWNDVLPVYRDIENFHGPGADNTALHGTSGLLDVTSDYALSPIQQSIIDAAVEEGLPHNLDYNGAEIEGVSQQQITARDGQRLNTYMAYLKPVRDQVRVEVGCHVHELIFADEAGLGDGAGSGTEAGSGAAAAGSGSPAAPRVVGVRYAQNGEVHELYADEVILAAGAIDSPRLLLRSGIGPADELAQHGIASRADLPGVGKNLHDHLLAPVIFETETPVGPPQPGVSPAQTHLFWKSRAELDRPDTQPINFSVPMYGDNLAPRTGDGFSLMAGLITPAARGSITLSGPNPEDPLLIDLDALGHDDDLASLVASVKQCRRIGSQRALAARPGEGGWGAVEVYPGPEIGDGDDLVEYVRNTVATYHHQVGTCKMGVDDLAVVSPRLAVHGVNGLRVIDASVMPRVSTGNTNAPAVLIGELGAKFVLAGER
- a CDS encoding aldehyde dehydrogenase, translating into MTQNKPAGLPDKIRHFIDGEFVDSIGGAEFDVIEPVNNEVYITSASAQQEDVDLAVAAAKRAFDEGPWPKMLPRERSRILHKVADIVESRDDQLALLESWDSGLPITQAKGQARRAAENFRFFADLIVAQHDNVTKVPGRQINYVNRKPIGVAGLITPWNVPFMQESWKLAPAIATGNTVVMKPASYTPLSAALWPEIFREAGLPEGVFNLILGSGGVAGDALVKHPDVPLISFTGDSSTGAMISTNAAPFLKGLSLELGGKSPSVVFADANLEEALDATVFSVFSLNGERCTAGSRVLVHRDIYDEFVERYAERAKNIVVGLPGDPATEVGALVHPSHFEKVMSYVEIGKTEGRLVAGGGRPEGFPTGNYVAPTVFADVAPDARIFQEEIFGPVVAITPFDTDEEALELANNTKYGLAAYVWTSDLKRAHNFADGIESGMVWLNSNNVRDLRTPFGGVKASGLGREGGYRSVDFYTTQQSIQITLNEAHSPRFGAGK